From Dermochelys coriacea isolate rDerCor1 chromosome 8, rDerCor1.pri.v4, whole genome shotgun sequence, the proteins below share one genomic window:
- the PARS2 gene encoding LOW QUALITY PROTEIN: probable proline--tRNA ligase, mitochondrial (The sequence of the model RefSeq protein was modified relative to this genomic sequence to represent the inferred CDS: deleted 1 base in 1 codon) — MVSRRTASSGISPALSGFGLCGHHVPRNFLSDWRAGPSLWGAPLGACAPRKALGGRFGRGGGTGFDSGSSMALGMEWLLRRWKELLPGLTARALQRQYRYRCHHGPPHRAKRLVLSQLFLPLNLREDSVVGLESRSDDLTCKSQKLMIQAGLIYPSSPGCYYYMPYTVRAMEKLVKVIDQEMQAIGGQKLNMPSLSSAELWRTSGRWDLMGKELFRLADRHSKEYCLGPTHEETIADLIASQGNLSYKQLPLLLYQITRKFRDEPKPRFGLLRSREFYMKDMYTFDTCEETARQTYSLVCEAYCNVFNSLGFRFVKVQADTGSIGGSMSHEFQLPAGIGEDRLVICSNCSFSANVETINPDQTDCPVCKGKLAETKGIEVGHTFYLGTKYSSVFNVTFHTAQNKPLLAEMGCYGLGITRILAASLEVLSTEDSIRWPTLIAPYQVCLIPPKKGSREEIGAALMDNLYDSIVEAVPQIKGDAMLDDRTHLTIGKRLKDANRLGYPYVVIAGKKVFDDPPEFEVWNQNTGEIMFLTKEGIIELLSKVQVP, encoded by the exons ATGGTATCAAGAAGAACGGCTTCTTCCGGCATATCCCCGGCGCTGAGCGGTTTCGGGCTCTGC GGGCATCACGTGCCACGGAATTTTCTTTCTGATTGGCGAGCTGGACCGAGCCTGTGGGGAGCCCCTTTGGGCGCATGCGCACCTCGCAAGGCCCTCGGCGGGCGTTTCGGCCGCGGCGGGGGGACGGG GTTTGACAGCGGTTCCTCCATGGCTCTTGGGATGGAATGGCTGCTGAGAAGATGGAAGGAATTGCTTCCCGGTCTGACAGCCCGCGCCCTCCAGCGGCAGTATCGTTACAGGTGTCACCATGGTCCCCCTCACAGAGCAAAGCGTCTGGTGCTGTCCCAGCTCTTTCTGCCTCTGAATCTTCGAGAGGACAGCGTGGTGGGGCTGGAGAGCAGATCTGATGATCTGACATGCAAGAGCCAGAAGCTGATGATACAAGCTGGGTTAATCTACCCCTCTAGCCCTGGCTGCTACTACTACATGCCTTACACTGTTCGAGCAATGGAGAAGCTTGTCAAGGTGATAGACCAAGAAATGCAGGCTATTGGGGGGCAGAagctaaatatgcccagtttaaGTTCTGCAGAGCTCTGGAGAACCAGTGGGCGGTGGGATTTAATGGGCAAAGAGCTCTTCCGACTTGCAGACAGGCACAGCAAAGAGTACTGTCTCGGGCCAACTCATGAAGAGACCATCGCAGACCTGATTGCCTCCCAAGGGAACTTGTCCTACAAGCAGCTGCCACTCCTGCTATATCAGATAACACGGAAGTTTCGAGATGAGCCCAAGCCCCGTTTTGGCTTGCTGCGCAGCAGGGAATTCTACATGAAGGACATGTACACGTTTGACACCTGTGAGGAAACTGCTCGCCAGACCTACAGCCTGGTATGTGAGGCCTACTGCAACGTGTTTAACAGCTTGGGGTTCCGCTTTGTCAAAGTGCAGGCAGATACAGGCAGCATTGGGGGGAGCATGTCCCACGAGTTCCAGCTCCCCGCAGGTATTGGAGAGGACAGGCTGGTGATCTGCTCCAACTGTAGTTTTTCAGCCAATGTGGAAACAATAAATCCTGACCAGACAGACTGCCCAGTTTGCAAAGGAAAACTGGCTGAGACCAAAGGGATCGAGGTTGGGCATACGTTTTATCTTGGCACCAAGTACTCTTCTGTTTTTAATGTCACCTTCCACACTGCCCAGAACAAACCTCTCCTAGCAGAAATGGGTTGCTATGGCTTGGGCATAACTCGGATTCTGGCTGCTTCTCTCGAGGTGCTTTCAACAGAAGATAGCATCCGTTGGCCAACCCTCATTGCACCTTACCAGGTCTGCCTCATTCCCCCTAAGAAAGGCAGCAGGGAAGAGATAGGTGCAGCACTAATGGATAACTTATATGACAGTATTGTTGAAGCCGTGCCTCAGATTAAAGGGGATGCTATGCTGGATGACAGGACTCATTTGACCATTGGTAAAAGATTAAAAGATGCCAACAGACTTGGTTACCCATATGTTGTTATAGCTGGGAAGAAAGTTTTTGATGATCCCCCTGAGTTTGAAGTTTGGAATCAAAACACTGGGGAGATCATGTTCCTTACTAAAGAAGGCATAATTGAATTGCTAAGTAAAGTGCAAGTTCCCTGA